A stretch of the TM7 phylum sp. oral taxon 349 genome encodes the following:
- the tgt gene encoding tRNA guanosine(34) transglycosylase Tgt — protein sequence MDIALTFNITHRLPSTLARAGVIHTPHGEIRTPAFIVGGTKATVKAITPEQVRNYGGQAVLANTYHLMLRPGADIVRAGGGLGAFMNWSEPTFTDSGGFQVFSLGIAYKKGIDAVAHTQKGSAKLAVASHNQLVRVTDEGAEFRSHIDGAKLLMTPESSMELQHAIGADIHMAFDELTAPLASHETIVTAMNRTHAWAERCLKRHSDLNAEHTERGENLQALYGVVQGARDEALRRKSAAFLGARKFDGYGIGGVFEPGEISSVVRWVCETLPAEKPRHLLGMGSQPADLFLGVEYGIDTFDCVAPTRQARNGALYTLNGRINISNARFKADFSPIDAACDCYTCQHYTRAYVNHLFRADEILGATLASIHNERFVVRTVDQIRESIIDGTFFAFKQQFLARYYGDKLPAGVPL from the coding sequence ATGGATATTGCGCTTACTTTTAATATTACTCACCGTCTGCCCAGCACGCTGGCGCGGGCGGGTGTCATTCATACGCCACATGGCGAAATTCGCACACCAGCGTTTATTGTAGGCGGTACCAAAGCAACAGTGAAAGCGATTACGCCTGAGCAAGTTCGCAACTACGGCGGACAGGCGGTACTAGCAAATACATATCATTTAATGCTGCGACCGGGCGCAGACATTGTACGAGCTGGCGGCGGGCTGGGTGCATTCATGAACTGGAGCGAACCAACATTTACTGATAGTGGCGGGTTTCAAGTATTTAGCTTGGGGATCGCATACAAAAAAGGTATCGACGCGGTAGCACACACGCAGAAAGGTAGCGCCAAGTTGGCAGTAGCATCACACAACCAGCTGGTAAGAGTAACAGACGAGGGCGCAGAATTTCGCTCGCATATCGACGGCGCGAAACTGCTAATGACACCAGAGTCTTCGATGGAGCTGCAACATGCAATCGGCGCGGACATTCACATGGCGTTCGATGAGTTGACTGCACCGCTCGCCTCACACGAAACGATTGTGACAGCAATGAATCGGACGCACGCCTGGGCGGAGCGCTGTTTGAAACGCCACTCAGATCTTAATGCTGAGCATACAGAGCGCGGCGAAAATTTACAGGCACTTTACGGCGTCGTACAAGGTGCGCGCGACGAAGCCTTGCGACGCAAGTCAGCCGCATTTTTAGGCGCACGCAAGTTCGACGGTTATGGCATCGGCGGCGTATTTGAGCCAGGCGAAATCTCAAGCGTCGTTCGCTGGGTGTGTGAGACGCTGCCAGCAGAGAAACCGCGCCATTTGCTCGGTATGGGGTCGCAGCCAGCGGATTTATTCCTGGGTGTGGAATATGGTATCGATACATTTGATTGCGTAGCGCCAACCCGCCAAGCGCGCAACGGCGCGCTCTACACGCTCAATGGTCGCATCAATATTAGCAACGCGCGCTTCAAAGCAGATTTTTCACCAATTGACGCCGCATGCGATTGCTATACCTGCCAGCATTACACTCGCGCTTATGTCAATCACTTATTCCGCGCCGATGAAATTCTAGGCGCGACGCTCGCAAGCATTCACAATGAGCGTTTCGTCGTGCGAACAGTCGACCAAATTCGCGAATCAATCATTGACGGCACATTTTTTGCGTTCAAACAACAATTCCTGGCACGCTACTACGGTGATAAACTACCGGCAGGCGTACCGTTATAG
- a CDS encoding queuosine precursor transporter codes for MFNFLTRKRKKSFSAYDVLAALFLTTLIVSNIASTKIIAVGPLVFDAGTVLFPLAYIAGDIITEVYGFRRMRRLIVISVAMMLLTSATFWLVQVLPASADWTNQAAYDLTLGVVWRIVAASLVALFFGEILNAYVMARAKVQTKGSGLWLRLIGSSAVGDSVDTVLFSVIAFIGTMPFVSLVQLIATVFAIKMAVEIIISPVTMRFIYAIKQHEKTDVYELPAKHLLD; via the coding sequence ATGTTTAATTTTCTTACACGCAAACGCAAAAAATCATTCTCCGCTTATGATGTACTCGCGGCGCTTTTTCTCACAACGCTTATCGTGAGCAATATTGCTAGTACGAAGATTATTGCCGTTGGTCCGTTAGTGTTTGACGCTGGTACAGTGCTGTTTCCGCTGGCGTATATCGCGGGTGATATCATCACCGAAGTGTACGGGTTTCGGCGGATGCGCCGGCTAATTGTCATTAGCGTGGCGATGATGCTGCTGACATCGGCGACCTTTTGGTTAGTGCAGGTGTTGCCGGCGAGCGCTGATTGGACGAACCAAGCGGCGTATGATTTAACGCTTGGTGTGGTATGGCGTATCGTTGCGGCGTCGCTTGTTGCGCTATTTTTCGGTGAAATCTTGAACGCATACGTGATGGCGCGCGCCAAAGTACAGACCAAGGGGAGTGGCTTGTGGCTGCGGCTGATCGGTAGCTCGGCGGTGGGCGATTCAGTCGACACAGTTTTGTTTAGTGTCATTGCATTTATTGGTACGATGCCATTCGTATCGCTTGTACAGTTGATTGCGACGGTGTTCGCGATCAAAATGGCAGTGGAGATTATCATTTCGCCCGTGACGATGCGTTTTATCTACGCCATTAAACAGCACGAAAAAACCGATGTGTACGAATTGCCCGCAAAGCACTTGCTGGACTAA
- a CDS encoding HNH endonuclease, with protein MRQRRRRVITVIALLAALAAWIVQTIPQSQLIATPQQRSGGGELASVVLETLPVKGRAPKTGYKRAQFGDGWAKLGDCDTRNLILQRDLKDVILEDDKCKVRTGALNDPYTGKDIAFARGASTSAAVQIDHVVALSNAWQTGAQQLSAERRVQLANDPLELLAVDGPANQQKGDGDAATWLPSNKPFRCQYIARQIAVKRKYALWVTEPEKAAMARVLSSCPEQIVPA; from the coding sequence ATGCGGCAACGACGGCGACGAGTAATAACAGTGATAGCACTCTTGGCGGCACTAGCGGCATGGATTGTGCAAACGATACCGCAGTCGCAGCTAATCGCGACGCCACAGCAACGAAGCGGCGGTGGCGAGTTAGCGAGTGTGGTACTGGAGACATTGCCGGTGAAGGGTCGCGCGCCAAAGACCGGCTATAAGCGGGCGCAATTCGGCGATGGATGGGCGAAGCTTGGTGATTGCGATACGCGAAATTTGATTTTGCAGCGTGATTTGAAAGACGTTATATTAGAAGATGATAAGTGCAAGGTTCGTACGGGCGCATTGAACGATCCATATACTGGCAAAGATATCGCGTTTGCGCGCGGCGCATCGACGAGCGCGGCGGTGCAGATTGACCATGTGGTAGCACTAAGCAATGCGTGGCAAACGGGCGCGCAGCAGCTTTCTGCTGAGCGCCGCGTGCAGTTAGCAAACGATCCGCTGGAGCTGCTGGCGGTAGACGGTCCAGCGAATCAGCAAAAAGGCGATGGCGATGCTGCAACGTGGTTGCCAAGCAACAAGCCGTTTCGCTGCCAATATATTGCGCGCCAAATTGCCGTCAAGCGAAAGTACGCGCTCTGGGTCACCGAGCCGGAAAAAGCCGCCATGGCGCGCGTATTATCGTCGTGTCCAGAGCAGATTGTGCCGGCGTAA
- a CDS encoding NUDIX hydrolase yields the protein MIKPWKFIARKHIFQHPRLQLAEDTVALPNGKEISYLREAPAKTHSVAIIAINADGHILLQKEYSYPPNTVLWQLPGGAIESGESIIDAARRELAEESGFTANSCTVIGSYYLNNRRSDRKQFVIVCRDLREETLPSDDEEFIESVWTDRAEITRMVAAGEIENITLLAALQLYDSFNNSAL from the coding sequence ATGATCAAACCATGGAAATTCATCGCGCGAAAACATATTTTTCAACATCCGCGCCTACAGCTCGCCGAAGATACAGTCGCCCTGCCAAACGGTAAAGAAATATCCTATTTACGCGAAGCACCAGCAAAAACGCATAGTGTCGCCATCATCGCAATAAACGCCGACGGACACATTTTATTGCAAAAAGAGTATAGTTATCCGCCGAATACAGTACTCTGGCAACTTCCCGGCGGCGCGATAGAATCAGGCGAAAGTATTATTGACGCTGCCCGCCGTGAATTAGCGGAAGAATCAGGGTTTACTGCAAATAGCTGTACGGTAATCGGTAGCTACTATTTGAACAATCGCCGCTCCGACCGCAAACAGTTTGTTATAGTGTGCAGAGATCTGCGAGAGGAAACACTTCCATCAGACGATGAGGAATTTATCGAAAGCGTATGGACAGACCGCGCAGAAATCACACGCATGGTTGCGGCAGGTGAAATTGAGAATATCACACTGCTTGCAGCGCTGCAGTTATATGATTCGTTCAATAATTCCGCTTTATAA